Within the Gossypium raimondii isolate GPD5lz chromosome 12, ASM2569854v1, whole genome shotgun sequence genome, the region AGTAAACCCTGGGTCCCTATCCGAAATAATCAAAACTAGAATCCCATGAAGATGAACAATTTCGACAATATACAGCTCTACCAACTTCTGCAATGAATAATTGGTTCGCACAGCTACGCTTTAAACTAGGCCACCAATAAACTTCCTTAAGACTATGATAATGTCGTCAAAGATAATGTCTTTAACTTCCACCAATAAACTTctgggatgcatagcataaggccTACTATGCACCTCGATTAGGATCATTTGTCTACATCTTACAGCATACACTGTCTTCCTCGAAAATTTAAGATAACATCACCATCAACATCAATATCTCCCTTAATTCCTTGCTCAACTTGTCGAATCCTTTTTAACAATTCTCCATCTAACGGTTGTTTCTCATTGATTTGTTGTGACAAAGTCGGCCTTACTTGAAGTTGATCACATAAACATCCATCACTAGCTAAACTCATGCGCGCAAACATAGCTCTCAATTCCGTCATCGACTTCCTATTTAAAGCATCAACAACTACATTTGCCTTGCCAGGGTGATACTCTATtacacaatcataatcctttaacAGCTCAATCCAACATCTTTGCctcaaattcaactccttttggtTGAGGAGGTACTTAAAGCTCTTATGATTAGTGTAGATAACACACTTCTCTTCATAAAGATAATGTCGTCAAATCTTAAGCGCAAACACCACAGCAGCTAACTTCAAATAATGAACAGGATAATTTCGTTCATGCATCTTTAACTGCCTTGAACCATAAGCCACAACTTTACCCTCTTGCATCAAAACGCAACCAAGTCCCGAATatgaagcatcactataaactaCAAAATCCTTCCCAGGTTCTAGCCAAACCAACACTGGTGTCTTAGTCAAAACTGCCTTCAGCCGATCAAAACTCTTCTGCTTTTcatcagtccattcaaacacCACGCTCATCTGAAGTAGTTTCGTTAAAGGTGCGGCAATGAGAGAAAACCCTTCAACGAACCTACTGCAGTAAccagctaaacccaagaaactcCTAACTTCAGTAACACTCCTAGTCGTCTTCCATTCCAAAATCACCTCTATCTTCTTGGGATCCACACGTATCCCTTCTGTCGATACGACATGACTTAAGAATGCCACTTCcctaagccaaaattcacacttacttAGCTTCGCATACAATTGCTTATCTCAAAGAAACTACAAAACAACCCTTAAGTGTTCATCGTGATCTTCCTCAGAACCAGAATATACCAAGATGTCATCTACGAAAACCACCATGAATTGATCCAAATATGAATGAAACAcacggttcatcaaatccatgaacgCGGTAGcagcattagtcaacccaaatggcatcaccaaaaactcataatgcccatatcGAGTCCTAAAAGCAATCTTCAACACATCAAACTCCTTCACATTTAACTGATAATACCCAGATctaagatcaatctttgaaaatatcaTTGCACCTCTAAACTattcaaacaaatcatcaatacacatcctcatcgtaccatcctttttctttacaaacaaaatcGGTGCACCCCACGGAGATACACTCGGTCGAGTAAACCCTCTAACCAAAAAATCTTGTAACTGAATCTTTAACTCCTTGAGTTCTTTTGGTGCCATGCGATAGGGTGCAATGGACATCGACGCAGCACCAGTATAAAGCTCAATTCCAAACTCCACTTCCCGATCCGATGGCAAACCCAGTAACTTTTTGGGAAACAC harbors:
- the LOC128035486 gene encoding uncharacterized protein LOC128035486, whose translation is MASSDEERLGCVVSLLDGEAHCWWNILRRAQPIEMFDELVETSKAVEETLAEPPRLVVTDSGTRASDSALGDHLRKGIIAMSLVEEHVLRDCPLRFEVAHTQSSAPVTAPVESGGPAQIYAIRELEDQESTDVIAEIPIETIGLGMTVISSFGDSVMVNKVYRRCPLMIQGHVFSVDLMELPFYGFDVILGIDWLTEHKARGFPNVFPKKLLGLPSDREVEFGIELYTGAASMSIAPYRMAPKELKELKIQLQDFLFRGAMIFSKIDLRSGYYQLNVKEFDVLKIAFRTRYGHYEFLMTSWEVAFLSHVVSTEGIRVDPKKIEVILEWKTTRSVTEVRSFLGLAGYCSRFVEGFSLIAAPLTKLLQMSVVFEWTDEKQKSFDRLKAVLTKTPVLVWLEPGKDFVVYSDASYSGLGCVLMQEGKVVAYGSRQLKMHERNYPVHYLKLAAVVFALKI